The DNA region CGACTTGACTTTGGTCATCACACTGAGTGATGAGAGAGAATGTCCTTTGTTAAAGGAAACACAGGTGGGTAAAAGGAATTCATGTCTgcgactttctttcttttttttttttcttagttgtcgATGAACATAaaacctttacttatttatttttatggggtgctggggatggaacccagggcctcacccgtgcCAGGCacgcactctacccctgagccccagcccagccctgcaaTGTACTCTTGAATGGATCTAAAAATAGGACTTAAGAGGAGAGAGGGTAAGATTAACACAAATGAGGCTAAAGGTTCAAATTTGGGGAATCTCGGTGAAGGGCACATGGAACCTCCTTATGTCATGTTTGCAACCTCTCAGCCCCTACGTCTGAGATCACTTCACAATTGGAAATGAGAGGAGCCCAGTTCAGCGACACggtcctgtgatcccagcgacctgggaggctgaggcaggaggatggcaagttcaaggccagcctcggcaacttggcaagactgtGTGTCGGACCataataaaaggggctggggatggagctcagaggtacaggctgctgggttcagtccccagcactctGTCCATCCATCAATCAAATGAGGAAGGTCAGAATAGTGACCACTGTGGGCcgaggctgggaggaggaggagaagccagCAGACCCTGGTAACCGGCTATTTCCTCTTCCAGGTGGTAGCTCCAAGGTGTGTCTGAGGTCAGGGTCCCGCCCTCAAAGACCCGTGTTTTGTCTGGGGCGGGCCCAGACTTTGAGTTGTAAAAGCCCCCTGGGTAATGCTGATGTGCCCCAAGACTGAGAACCCCGGGTCTGAGCGTGATCCAGGTCCTCTTTGCAAAGTGGGGATCCGAGAACACATCTCAGTCTCGACAATCACTCACTTCTATATGCAGGGAACAGCTTCAAATGCCACCCAAGAGACACGAGGACCGAGAACAGCAGGGGGGGCGTGGCGGCCAAGGCTCACCTCCTGCCCTCTGCACCGTTTGAATCTCGATCCCCGGCGAGTCTGACTTTGGTCTTAATCGCTTGTAAGAATcgactttaaaaataaaccctcTTGCTGGGCACGGCGGTgcacgccagtaatcccagcgacttaggaggctgaggcaggaggatggcaagttcaaggccagcctcagcaatttagtgagattctgttttaaaatttaaaaaaaaaaaaaaaggctggggatgtggctcagaagaaGAGCcttcctgggtccaatccccagtaccaggaaaaaaaagaaaagaaaactatgtatatatgcacatatatctaTCCAAAGGGGAGAGAGCAAGGCCCCTGTCCCCGGGGGCTCACCGCGGATCCTGTGATGATGTGGACCGGGCCTCGAGGGTTGGTGTAGGGAAACTTGAGGCTGCCATTGAACACCtggagaagggacaggagggCGGGCGTGTCCAGGGGCCGTGTCCACACTGACCTCAGCCCCGAGGGTCCTGGGCCGTCTGTCCGGGAGCCTCACCTGGTAGTTGTAAATTGGCCACAGTCGCTCATAGGAGTGCTCGTGAGCCCAGATCTGCAGGTCCACTCCTGACGCAGGAAGACGGGGTCAGGGCCCTGAgtggggcgggcgggcgggcggggccaGGGGGTGGCAAGGCTCACTCACCGTATTTGTAGAAGAGATCCTCCAGCCCGTACAGCCTGCCGTGGAGGCCTTTGCGGACCTGGTGGATGCGCAGGCGGTGAGGGGGGCCCAGGCTGCGGTGCCACCTGGctgcccgccccgccccgcccggccCCGGAGGGTCCTCACCTTGCTTTCATGCCACCTGCAGTCATCCAGGTCGGCGTTGGAGCAGTACATGGGCCGGTGGCCCATGGTGACGATCCATGGCCTCGCCGCCCGGTTCTGATTGGCTTTCTAGAGAGAAGGGCCCGGTGAGGCCAAGGAAGAGAGGAGACCGGCCCGGGCACAAGGGGCCTCCACCCACCTACCTGGAGGTCGCTCTCCAGCCAGCGGAACTGTCTCTGGACCAGGTGGCGGCCATAATGCAGAAAGAAATACACCTCGGTGGAGAAGGAGATGATGTGGGCGGGGCCCAGGTCCCAGCTGGGGGGTCCAAGGGCAGGGGTCAGAGCTGGGGGTCTCCTCTGCACCTCTGGTCCTTCAGGGGAACGAGGCCAACCCGCCAGCTCTCCCCAGATTACCTGTACCACAGGCCTTCATTGTCCCCTGGCATACTAAATCGGGCCTTGTAGTTAGAGAAGTTGCTAGAAAAAAGCAAGTcagagggtgagggtgagggtctGGGAGCTGCAGCCCCAAGCCCACCTCTGCACTGTCAGACCCAGCGTCCAGCTCCCAGCCCACCCCTCATCTCCTCTTTTTTGGCTACTACAAATGGGACACAGCAGCATGAGGGACTAAGGTGAGACACTAAGAAGGACAAAGCCATTTTCAACTGACCCAGCCTTTGCCACCCCTACAGCCCTCGATCCTCACTAGCGTTCTTCGTGATTCCCCGGGCATGTCATGTACGGCAAGCTGGCGGCCACGGGTTCAATGAGCCGCATGAATCTGTCCCCAACGCGTGCGTTGTCCTGATCCATGTTGTAGGCAAAGTCTCCTGGGGGCCAAGTGGCAGGGAGAGAGTCGGACCAACGGGGCTCTGCTTTGGCCAGAACCGAGAGCCGACCTGGTGGTTCAGGTGTGGCTGGGGGGAGCTGTGACACCCCTGGGTCCCAGATCCCTACCCCAACCCACCCGCACATGCTCTGTCTGGTCCCCAAGCCCCCTCGGAGGATGCTGTCTGTTGCACTCTGATCACGCCAGCCCCCATCTCTGTCACTTGTCCCCTCCCAGATCAACAATGACATCAGTACACATAGAGTTTGGGGATGATTGTGTCCCGAGCTCAACTCCAAATGCCTCGCACACCCGGTCACTCCGACCTCCGCAACATCCCCAGAAGGGAGTGTCGACTGTCCCCGtggcaaatggagaaactgaggctccaggCCACACGGCTGGGAAGTGAGACCCAGGAGTCCCATCAGGGGACCTGACTGCAGAGCTGGTGCTGTGAACCACGCAGGGCCCACCCCATCTTCCAGCCCTGACCCCGAGGACGGTGACAGCGATAACAACAGGGACTCAGAGGCAGCACCTTGGCTTGTTGTTGATTCCTaggccctttttaaatattttatttagagacagggtctcgctgagctgcttagggcctggctaacttgctgaggctggctttgaacttgcgatcctcctgcctcggcctcctgagtcggTGGGTGACCTGCGGGCCACCAGGCCCGacctattttcattattatacagGGAAAATCTCTCACCCTACGGGGCCGAGCTGGGACTGTGACCTGGGCAGGCTGGTGACCCTCGGACACCACCTCCGGGCCAGCCTGgtccctgtccctctccctctccgGGGCGCCCCTCCGTCCCCAGCGCCCGGGCCGATGCCTCACCCACATGGAGAACGGCGTCGTACAGGCCCTGCTGGGTGTCTCTGCGCAGCCGGGGGAAGGCCTTGGGGTTGTCGGCCCCCAGGTCCCCAAACACAGCCAGGCGGGGGCTCCAGTGGACCCCGTTCTTCAGGGCCCGGAAGCGGAACCGCCGGCTCCAGCCCTGGGCGCTGCCACAGCGGTAAACTGGGGGGACGAGAAAGGCCACGGTCAGCGCATCGCCCCAGGCCGGGTGACAGGGGAGGCCCCTGCCCTCCTTGGCTCCGTCCCGCTGCCCGGGGTCGGGGGCGCGGTGGGCAGGGTCACCAATCCACCCGGCCACCGCCCGTGGGCATCATCGGTGCGCTCCTGTCTCCGACGGGGGCCTCCAGCTCTCGGGGACCCGGGCCCCCGGGGACCCCGGCCGCTGGGCGCTCACCGTACTGCGCCCCTGGCAGCAGCCGGCGCAGCGTCACCCGGTGCATGTAGAGCGTCCTCCGCAGGATGCCGCCGTCCACGAAGGGCCGCGCGCTGCCCCGCGCCCGCAGCGGGAGGGGCCCCGACGGCTGCAGCCCGAACTGCACTTCGGACGGCGCGGGGACCCACGTGGTCCAGGTCACCGTCATGGAGCCCGGCTCACCTGCGGGAGGGCACGGGTCAGGGGCCTGGGCGCTGGGGCTGGCAGGAGGGGCGCTGGCAGAGCCGTCGGCTAAGGACCCGGGAGCTGCCCAAGTACAACACCCGGTCGCCGCGCCGCCCCAGCCCCGGTTCCCCTGGGTGTAAACGGAGTGACGATACCAGGTCCCCTGCAAGGTCATTACCAAGCTTAGATGAAAAAATAGATATacagggggctggggtcgtggctcagtggtggtgcactggttcgatcctctgcaccacacagaaataaagaaagatattgcatccacctataactaaaaaataaatactaaaaataagcttaatatatataatagagcacttatatatttaatatatctaatagagcccttgtctagcatgtgtgagcccctgggttccatgctcggcaccgcatataaataaatatgataaaggtccattgacacctaaaaatatatgttttaaagtaaattagCCCTCCGTGTCCGCGATTTCCACATCCTTTTTGACCCTCAACT from Marmota flaviventris isolate mMarFla1 chromosome 18, mMarFla1.hap1, whole genome shotgun sequence includes:
- the Acp7 gene encoding acid phosphatase type 7, which translates into the protein MSPRRGCCACCWLLLLSLGVQRAPGYPSAAPEQVHLSYPGEPGSMTVTWTTWVPAPSEVQFGLQPSGPLPLRARGSARPFVDGGILRRTLYMHRVTLRRLLPGAQYVYRCGSAQGWSRRFRFRALKNGVHWSPRLAVFGDLGADNPKAFPRLRRDTQQGLYDAVLHVGDFAYNMDQDNARVGDRFMRLIEPVAASLPYMTCPGNHEERYNFSNYKARFSMPGDNEGLWYSWDLGPAHIISFSTEVYFFLHYGRHLVQRQFRWLESDLQKANQNRAARPWIVTMGHRPMYCSNADLDDCRWHESKVRKGLHGRLYGLEDLFYKYGVDLQIWAHEHSYERLWPIYNYQVFNGSLKFPYTNPRGPVHIITGSAGCEERLTPFSISPGPWSALRVKEYGYTRLHILNGTHVHIQQVSDDQDGKIVDDVWVVRPLVGRRMYH